Proteins encoded together in one Benincasa hispida cultivar B227 chromosome 1, ASM972705v1, whole genome shotgun sequence window:
- the LOC120071999 gene encoding U3 small nucleolar ribonucleoprotein protein IMP3, which translates to MRKLKFHEQKLLKKVNFLEWKREGGHREAQVMHRYHITGRDDYKKYSSLCRGVQKLVNMLKKMNDKDPFRLEMTEKLLEKLYNMGVIPTRQSLNLCDRLSVSSFCRRRLSTVLVRLKFAEHLREAVTYIEQGHIRVGPETVTDPAFLVTRNMEDFITWVDSSKIKRKVLQYNDQLDDYDAINC; encoded by the exons ATGAGGAAGCTAAAGTTTCACGAGCAGAAGCTTTTGAAGAAGGTCAACTTCTTAGAATGGAAGAGAGAAGGAGGTCATAGAGAAGCTCAAGTAATGCATCGCTATCACATCACTGGACGGGACGATTACAAGAA GTATTCGAGCTTGTGCCGGGGTGTTCAGAAGCTGGTCAACATGTTGAAGAAGATGAACGACAAAGACCCTTTTCGATTGGAAATGACCGAGAAGCTCCTCGAAAAGCT GTACAATATGGGCGTGATTCCAACCCGACAGAGCTTGAATTTATGTGATCGCTTGTCAGTGTCATCCTTTTGCAG acGGAGGCTATCGACCGTGTTGGTACGGTTGAAGTTTGCCGAGCACTTGAGGGAAGCTGTTACATACATTGAGCAAGGGCACATTAGAGTTGGTCCCGAGACAGTTACTGATCCAGCATTTCTCGTTACAAGGAATATGGAGGACTTCATAACATGGGTTGATTCATCAAAGATAAAGAGAAAGGTTCTACAGTACAATGATCAGTTGGATGATTACGATGCCATTAATTGTTGA